A genomic stretch from Alosa sapidissima isolate fAloSap1 chromosome 3, fAloSap1.pri, whole genome shotgun sequence includes:
- the nme4 gene encoding nucleoside diphosphate kinase, mitochondrial, translated as MALFPRCLLHGVIFPVKKMNGLRVIPKSITIHEYARYNSNSAGIRERTLIAVKPDGVQRRLIGQIIQRFEIRGFQLVGLKMLQVSDELLSQHYMSLCKKSFYPSLLHYMTSGPVVAMVWEGNNVVRSSRMLVGNTNPAEAPPGTIRGDFCIHISRNVIHASDSVEMAQKEIALWFQSSELIEWECCDHGNFYQL; from the exons ATGGCACTATTTCCCAGATGTCTGCTTCACGGTGTCATTTTTCCGGTCAAAAAGATGAATGGACTGCGAGTGATCCCCAAATCCATAACTATACACGAGTACGCTCGCTACAACAGTAATTCTGCAG GTATAAGAGAACGCACCCTTATAGCAGTCAAACCTGATGGAGTCCAGAGGCGTCTCATCGGTCAGATCATCCAGCGCTTTGAGATCCGAGGGTTCCAACTTGTTGGTCTGAAAATGctgcag GTGTCCGATGAGCTGCTGTCACAGCATTACATGTCCCTGTGCAAGAAATCCTTCTATCCCAGTCTGCTACACTACATGACCTCCGGCCCTGTGGTTGCCATG gtttgggAGGGGAATAATGTGGTGAGGTCATCCCGAATGCTGGTTGGAAATACAAACCCAGCTGAGGCTCCTCCCGGAACAATTCGAGGAGACTTCTGCATTCACATCAGCag GAATGTGATCCACGCATCTGACTCGGTTGAGATGGCTCAGAAAGAAATCGCTCTCTGGTTCCAAAGCTCAGAGCTGATTGAATGGGAGTGCTGTGACCATGGCAACTTCTATCAGTTGTGA